A single window of Metallosphaera hakonensis JCM 8857 = DSM 7519 DNA harbors:
- a CDS encoding peptidase U32 family protein, producing the protein MRLVVGTNFDDELIDKIKEYPVTHVFGSHTKTLTGHGRASFVLPNVDDERFKVHLDAAHARKIKFLYTMNTATLNGGEYSEKFVKRLSEEVEKLVDQGVDGFIVALPYLVKLIKAQHPDLEVSISSYARVYNIREVENFVDLGADTIILHEDDNRNFRLLRSLQKLMRRADFELITNNSCLWGCVYRRTHDIVSSQSSVEGGINAWFEYPILFCATDVRNDLSNIIRMRWIRPEDLPVYEGLGFDRFKIAGRNKRTEWIVRAVKAYSERRYEGNLLDIVSYPQGRAVPKVMEKVNGPRDYEILREVYVDNTKFPPNWLNFFKYNDCEGRSCSECAYCPAVAREVIRVGNKEFASLELKKIQVPFDLITRFGGNG; encoded by the coding sequence ATGAGGCTTGTTGTTGGAACAAATTTCGACGATGAGTTAATAGATAAAATCAAGGAATATCCTGTAACCCACGTCTTCGGAAGTCATACTAAGACCTTAACCGGTCATGGGAGGGCATCGTTCGTTCTACCCAACGTAGACGATGAGAGATTTAAGGTTCATCTGGATGCGGCGCACGCCAGAAAAATCAAGTTCCTATACACTATGAATACTGCAACCTTGAACGGTGGAGAATACTCTGAGAAGTTTGTGAAGAGATTATCTGAGGAAGTGGAGAAATTAGTAGACCAGGGAGTAGACGGTTTCATTGTTGCCTTACCTTATCTGGTGAAACTGATTAAGGCACAACACCCCGATTTAGAGGTCTCAATTTCTTCATATGCAAGAGTATATAACATAAGGGAAGTGGAGAACTTTGTAGATTTAGGAGCAGATACTATAATTCTCCACGAGGATGACAATAGGAACTTCAGGTTGTTGCGGTCGCTTCAGAAATTGATGAGGAGGGCGGACTTTGAACTTATTACCAATAATTCCTGTTTGTGGGGCTGCGTTTACAGGAGGACTCACGATATAGTATCATCTCAGAGCTCAGTAGAGGGAGGAATCAACGCATGGTTCGAATATCCCATTCTGTTCTGTGCTACAGACGTTAGGAACGATCTCTCTAATATCATTAGAATGAGGTGGATCAGGCCAGAAGATCTTCCCGTGTATGAGGGTTTGGGATTTGATAGGTTTAAGATCGCGGGCAGGAACAAGAGGACAGAGTGGATAGTTAGGGCAGTAAAGGCCTACTCTGAGAGGAGATATGAGGGCAACCTACTGGACATTGTAAGTTACCCTCAGGGAAGGGCAGTGCCCAAGGTAATGGAGAAAGTGAACGGGCCAAGGGACTACGAAATTCTAAGAGAAGTTTATGTGGATAACACGAAGTTCCCTCCAAACTGGCTTAATTTCTTTAAATATAACGATTGCGAGGGAAGGAGTTGCTCGGAATGCGCCTATTGCCCTGCCGTAGCTAGGGAGGTAATAAGAGTCGGCAACAAGGAATTTGCAAGCCTAGAACTCAAGAAAATACAGGTTCCCTTTGACCTAATCACGAGGTTTGGTGGAAATGGTTAG
- a CDS encoding radical SAM/SPASM domain-containing protein translates to MVLSKFNIFIDNFLFNTLTGYAIELDPWEIEKVKSGEIPAHLKEVIEEGFSSTDDDLEKVVEGLLKKPVLEPTLVLTYKCNFDCVYCFQKGFRRETSVSDRTVKGFVNYVRRNEKGRKVRVTFFGGEPLLELKRIEEVSRALLDLKYSFSLVTNGSMLTGSVVQRLSSLGLSHVQITLDGPKEIHDKRRYYIDGRGSFDVIINNLRVIQDMVKVVLRINIDVNNLTEVDQLLDELRREEITKVRLDPHFVHTNMFRNEWWDNVIPKDLEAEVMRKFWESAKDHGFDIPHDIFRLGICVAHIDEDIVVDPEGRIYPCWAFTGNPLYVKGELNEDGTVKVVNPSLLGRNSLKIHDQCRSCPFLPLCMGGCRFLSVLDKKGYHGLDCRRETYEKIAKLVKLLR, encoded by the coding sequence ATGGTCCTATCCAAGTTCAATATTTTTATTGATAATTTCTTGTTTAATACCCTCACAGGTTACGCAATTGAACTGGACCCATGGGAGATTGAAAAGGTGAAAAGCGGAGAAATTCCAGCTCACCTTAAGGAGGTAATTGAGGAAGGCTTTTCCAGCACTGATGACGACCTTGAGAAAGTCGTAGAGGGCTTGCTAAAGAAACCTGTCCTAGAACCCACATTGGTTTTAACCTATAAATGTAATTTCGATTGCGTTTACTGTTTCCAGAAGGGATTTAGGAGAGAAACATCGGTTTCAGACAGGACAGTGAAAGGTTTCGTTAATTACGTTAGGAGAAACGAAAAGGGTAGAAAAGTCAGGGTCACGTTCTTCGGTGGTGAACCTCTCCTAGAGCTCAAGAGAATTGAGGAGGTGTCTAGAGCACTCCTAGACCTAAAATACTCTTTCAGTCTAGTAACCAACGGTTCCATGCTCACAGGGAGCGTAGTTCAGAGACTGAGTTCCTTAGGTTTATCACATGTCCAGATAACCTTGGACGGGCCCAAGGAAATCCATGACAAAAGGAGATACTATATAGATGGTAGGGGATCCTTTGATGTTATAATCAACAACTTGAGAGTTATCCAAGATATGGTGAAAGTTGTGCTAAGGATAAATATTGACGTAAATAACCTTACTGAGGTGGATCAGCTACTCGATGAATTGAGAAGAGAAGAAATAACCAAGGTTAGACTGGATCCTCATTTCGTCCACACAAACATGTTCAGAAACGAGTGGTGGGATAACGTGATACCAAAGGACCTTGAGGCGGAAGTAATGAGGAAGTTCTGGGAGAGCGCTAAGGATCATGGCTTCGATATTCCCCACGACATCTTCAGGCTGGGAATTTGCGTGGCACATATAGATGAAGACATAGTGGTGGACCCAGAAGGTAGAATTTACCCATGTTGGGCATTCACGGGAAATCCGCTCTACGTTAAAGGGGAGCTTAATGAAGACGGTACAGTGAAAGTTGTCAACCCCTCTTTACTAGGAAGGAACAGTCTCAAGATACATGATCAATGCAGATCCTGTCCCTTCCTTCCCCTATGCATGGGTGGATGTAGGTTCCTTTCTGTTCTAGATAAGAAGGGATACCACGGACTTGATTGCCGTAGGGAAACTTACGAGAAAATAGCTAAGCTAGTTAAGTTACTCCGGTAA
- a CDS encoding diiron oxygenase: MSLDFNRKPEFPPYNVYPPKWSFDNEKAWQLYRRAKREQWDEQDINWDRIKEIASGLDRKQRLAIAYWWSLLSTFDNATPVFAYALVKSHELHLDTAVKGVITTITYDENRHNVMCGLAINSILPGYPFEFKPQDDLERKAMLNTLWAWYNGSRYWKAYLEAYSKYTMDVLFTSFMMGEAAATTVFSTMSKASKIKEFGEAFKNTAIDETRHYAFTHLIMTSNASTMSEERKKLVSKQVRAGFVFLSLITYKPPKDFWRLPPWYQEVTDEMENLARSAGFYIPELNEKENAWRTAIMRVGATLARYGVPMPAIPELGITGEEIKDLKEDDFVPVF; this comes from the coding sequence ATGTCCCTAGATTTCAATAGGAAACCCGAGTTTCCTCCTTACAACGTTTACCCACCTAAGTGGAGTTTCGATAATGAGAAAGCTTGGCAACTGTACAGGAGGGCCAAAAGAGAGCAGTGGGACGAGCAGGACATAAACTGGGACAGGATAAAGGAGATTGCCTCAGGGTTAGACAGAAAACAAAGGTTAGCTATAGCTTACTGGTGGTCATTACTCTCGACCTTTGACAACGCCACCCCAGTTTTCGCTTACGCCTTAGTTAAGTCTCATGAATTACATCTAGACACTGCCGTTAAGGGCGTTATAACTACGATAACCTACGACGAAAACAGACACAATGTTATGTGTGGTCTAGCAATTAATAGCATACTTCCAGGCTATCCATTCGAGTTTAAACCCCAAGACGACCTAGAAAGAAAGGCAATGCTGAACACGCTCTGGGCGTGGTATAATGGCTCTAGATACTGGAAGGCCTATCTAGAGGCTTATAGCAAGTATACTATGGACGTCCTCTTTACCTCTTTCATGATGGGAGAGGCTGCTGCTACTACAGTGTTCTCCACAATGTCAAAGGCATCCAAGATCAAGGAATTTGGAGAAGCCTTCAAGAACACCGCAATTGACGAGACTAGACATTATGCCTTTACTCACCTTATCATGACCAGTAACGCCTCAACCATGAGTGAGGAAAGAAAGAAGCTAGTATCCAAGCAGGTTAGAGCGGGCTTTGTATTCCTCTCCTTAATAACATACAAGCCGCCTAAGGATTTCTGGAGATTACCTCCGTGGTATCAAGAGGTGACGGACGAAATGGAGAACCTAGCTAGAAGTGCTGGCTTTTACATCCCTGAACTCAACGAGAAAGAGAACGCATGGAGGACCGCAATAATGAGAGTTGGAGCTACCCTGGCCAGATACGGAGTTCCAATGCCTGCAATTCCAGAATTGGGCATAACTGGAGAGGAGATAAAGGATCTGAAGGAGGACGATTTCGTTCCTGTATTTTAA
- a CDS encoding ParA family protein, translating into MRVVILGVKGGVGKSTIGLLLAKELCERGKRVLFVDRDQMGYASWIAGIKGKGLIASIVDEQRSDYFTEIGVGKGRLTVLKFYGDGFRLKKDLEVINLDQRRRELFARLYGEVLRLGHDVVILDNKSSTFPWSEEISLELMTYLKMFPGTPSFRIFITDPFIFNIENTISFARRLNDKKTGGSLPMKVIEQIMLINMVPFTKLEEIRNLTVGRDLFASVKLIPYFDQLFEFTGSVDKLPRLQEIKDIADEIERVSYRSS; encoded by the coding sequence TTGAGAGTAGTAATTTTAGGAGTTAAGGGAGGAGTCGGAAAATCTACGATAGGACTTTTACTGGCAAAGGAACTATGCGAAAGGGGTAAGAGAGTTCTCTTTGTGGATAGGGATCAGATGGGATATGCTTCTTGGATAGCAGGTATCAAGGGGAAGGGACTAATAGCAAGCATAGTTGATGAGCAGCGAAGTGACTACTTCACTGAGATTGGTGTGGGTAAGGGGAGACTAACTGTCCTCAAGTTTTACGGCGATGGGTTCAGACTAAAGAAGGACCTTGAGGTTATTAACCTTGATCAAAGACGACGGGAACTCTTCGCCAGACTTTATGGTGAAGTTCTCAGGCTGGGTCACGACGTCGTTATCTTAGACAACAAATCTTCCACATTCCCATGGTCAGAAGAGATCAGTCTTGAATTGATGACATACCTTAAAATGTTTCCAGGAACTCCCTCATTTAGGATTTTTATAACTGATCCCTTTATATTCAATATAGAAAACACTATCTCCTTCGCCAGAAGACTTAACGATAAGAAAACGGGAGGAAGTTTACCAATGAAAGTGATTGAACAGATTATGCTAATCAATATGGTCCCTTTCACAAAGCTTGAGGAAATTAGAAACCTGACAGTAGGACGTGACTTGTTTGCCTCTGTAAAGCTAATTCCTTATTTTGACCAGTTGTTTGAGTTTACGGGGAGTGTGGACAAACTTCCTCGTTTACAAGAGATAAAGGATATAGCGGATGAAATAGAGAGGGTATCATATAGATCTAGTTAG
- a CDS encoding transposase, translated as MQGAINSLNELNGSSRSEPQFEGNINRGLGRGNIMEKVLHTEKDVLLKANGVFPWEKFRERLESLYRRKPKWDVILLFKTLLIKYVYDISWNNLEGEIRDSQKFREFLGEKVPPKSTVFLFYKKLHETVKGEEVMWTTLMVELNSALDEVIKRYQEKGFELQVGREKTTSTKSTT; from the coding sequence ATGCAGGGGGCAATAAATTCTCTGAACGAGTTGAACGGGTCGTCGAGGTCGGAACCTCAATTTGAGGGTAATATTAATAGGGGATTGGGTCGAGGTAATATCATGGAAAAGGTGCTCCATACCGAGAAGGACGTCCTGTTGAAGGCGAATGGGGTTTTCCCGTGGGAGAAGTTCAGGGAGAGGTTGGAGTCGCTCTACCGCAGAAAGCCCAAGTGGGACGTGATCCTGCTCTTCAAGACCCTCCTGATCAAGTACGTCTACGACATATCCTGGAACAACCTGGAGGGGGAGATAAGGGATAGTCAGAAGTTCAGGGAGTTCCTTGGGGAGAAGGTACCTCCCAAGAGCACGGTCTTCCTGTTCTACAAGAAGCTTCATGAGACCGTGAAGGGAGAGGAGGTCATGTGGACCACGCTCATGGTCGAGCTCAACTCGGCCCTCGATGAGGTCATAAAAAGGTACCAAGAGAAGGGCTTCGAACTGCAGGTGGGGAGAGAAAAAACGACGAGTACGAAGAGTACTACGTGA
- a CDS encoding ABC transporter permease: MWDLIGYELRRSVARKKVISLIAITVLFEVGVYVALSQVRSPRIEQLISPIQPVLWLAGVLLPQSLLLHFIAISIASGSLSEEYEQGTVDFFLTKSITRLKFGLSKLIGGYILVIGIYLLMVALALALSELLFGSQIDLGFLPGLVASVIFSSLTFFAVAFMSGELLRRSSLAFLVSSSILIGSILIGAVLVFVARLTNDPIFNSIAIGLPSWGATELPFLYASSIPNASLIVQALEIFPAIPGTGIDAIVLTLGYSGISFVLAFMSLLSRDIPKRVP; the protein is encoded by the coding sequence ATGTGGGATCTGATAGGCTACGAATTGAGGAGGTCAGTTGCCAGGAAAAAAGTAATCTCACTCATAGCGATAACAGTGCTGTTCGAAGTTGGGGTTTACGTAGCTCTATCGCAAGTGAGAAGTCCTAGAATAGAACAGTTGATCTCTCCCATTCAGCCAGTTTTGTGGTTAGCCGGAGTTCTTCTTCCTCAAAGTTTATTGCTTCACTTCATTGCTATCTCAATAGCCTCTGGGTCACTATCGGAAGAGTACGAACAAGGAACCGTAGATTTCTTTCTGACAAAGTCTATAACAAGATTAAAATTCGGTCTTAGTAAGTTAATAGGCGGTTACATTTTAGTTATAGGAATATACCTATTGATGGTCGCACTAGCGTTAGCTTTGTCCGAACTTCTGTTCGGCTCTCAGATAGATCTAGGTTTTCTCCCAGGTCTAGTGGCCTCAGTAATATTCTCTTCACTGACGTTCTTCGCGGTAGCGTTCATGTCAGGGGAGTTATTAAGGAGAAGTAGCCTAGCCTTTTTGGTCTCCAGCTCTATCTTAATTGGTTCTATTCTGATCGGTGCAGTCTTGGTTTTCGTGGCTAGATTGACCAATGATCCGATCTTTAATTCTATTGCTATAGGTCTTCCCTCTTGGGGTGCAACTGAATTACCGTTCCTATACGCCAGTTCCATTCCCAATGCTTCACTCATTGTGCAGGCCTTAGAGATCTTTCCTGCTATCCCTGGAACGGGTATAGACGCCATTGTACTGACACTAGGATATTCTGGGATTTCCTTTGTTCTAGCCTTTATGAGTCTCCTTTCAAGAGACATCCCGAAGAGAGTCCCATAA
- a CDS encoding ABC transporter ATP-binding protein — MEAIRVENLEKRYGDKTALNGVSLQAPSGLITAILGPNGAGKTTLIRIITTLIFPDKGNVFLFGEDPFKEKKVFNRIGYVQELPNLPPFLSGRELLELSARLKSVPKEDVKRVLEMVGMTENANKKIAKYSKGMIQRIALAEAFLGNPEILIMDEPNVGTDPILNLRMRDILNEMVKNGTTIVMTSHELEEVKKLADKVFLIYRGKVFFEGTTEELILRFIGVRVILETDDKENLLSVLKDLDYVKGVEMYKEKISVELVRDAREELLKELILRGVKVKAFYLDQDLEQAYERAIKEADGK; from the coding sequence ATGGAAGCGATAAGGGTAGAGAACTTAGAGAAACGCTACGGAGATAAAACTGCTCTTAACGGCGTTTCACTTCAGGCCCCAAGCGGTCTCATCACAGCCATCTTAGGACCCAACGGAGCTGGAAAGACTACACTCATCAGAATAATCACGACCTTAATTTTCCCAGATAAGGGAAATGTCTTTCTCTTTGGGGAAGATCCTTTCAAGGAGAAGAAGGTGTTTAATAGGATCGGCTACGTGCAGGAGCTTCCTAATTTACCTCCATTTCTCTCGGGGAGGGAACTTCTTGAGTTATCAGCCAGGCTTAAATCAGTCCCTAAGGAAGACGTGAAGAGAGTTCTCGAAATGGTAGGGATGACAGAGAATGCTAACAAGAAAATTGCTAAATATAGTAAGGGAATGATACAAAGGATAGCGTTGGCTGAGGCTTTCCTCGGTAACCCAGAGATTCTAATAATGGATGAGCCCAATGTCGGGACTGATCCAATTCTTAATCTGAGAATGAGAGACATTCTAAACGAGATGGTGAAAAATGGAACAACTATCGTGATGACCTCTCATGAGCTTGAGGAAGTTAAGAAACTTGCGGATAAAGTGTTTCTCATATACCGCGGGAAAGTCTTTTTCGAGGGGACTACAGAGGAACTTATCTTGAGATTTATCGGAGTCAGAGTAATCTTGGAGACTGATGATAAGGAAAACCTTCTATCAGTATTGAAGGACTTAGATTATGTTAAGGGAGTAGAGATGTACAAGGAGAAGATCTCGGTGGAACTGGTTAGGGATGCAAGGGAAGAGCTCCTAAAGGAACTTATCCTAAGAGGTGTGAAAGTAAAGGCTTTCTATCTTGATCAGGATCTAGAGCAGGCATACGAGAGAGCCATCAAGGAGGCTGATGGGAAATGA
- a CDS encoding winged helix-turn-helix domain-containing protein has translation MAKKRTAFDIVRDMLSLCENGIKKTNLMSGSRISFELLKKYLEILTNSGLIVEKNKTIFLTPKGVMTLRLLRRLDELRREESALMNQINGLLPLREKFEESIFDNIKELLAENGIIYKAVGNSILVGDLEICDEEKCRKGNLFSSTPRLIIGKRLSVYSNGREIIIVENRNIKSILEKILSSVKE, from the coding sequence ATGGCAAAAAAGAGAACAGCCTTCGATATTGTTAGAGACATGCTAAGCTTGTGTGAGAATGGAATAAAGAAGACTAACTTAATGTCTGGATCGAGAATCAGCTTTGAATTACTCAAAAAATATCTGGAAATCTTAACTAATTCAGGTTTAATAGTGGAGAAAAATAAGACCATATTTCTCACTCCCAAGGGAGTGATGACGCTTCGACTCCTAAGGAGACTTGATGAGCTAAGAAGAGAGGAGAGTGCTTTGATGAATCAAATAAATGGACTACTTCCGCTCAGGGAGAAGTTTGAGGAATCGATATTTGATAACATTAAAGAACTGTTAGCAGAGAATGGAATCATTTACAAAGCAGTTGGGAATTCTATCCTTGTAGGAGATTTAGAGATATGTGATGAAGAGAAGTGTCGTAAAGGGAATCTCTTCAGTAGCACACCCAGGTTAATAATAGGTAAAAGGTTATCCGTGTACTCGAACGGGAGGGAAATCATTATTGTTGAAAACAGGAATATTAAATCAATTTTAGAAAAAATTTTAAGTTCCGTCAAGGAGTAG
- a CDS encoding M1 family aminopeptidase: MSYIPPADSDQIRLGRGYVLREHVKNYPINFPCNFKKATYFLKIDRSKIEGEADLVLECRKGQMTLEGKHFNVLKFSVNGRNNFHYDGNHFKFEVDDGENHVKIGYRTSATGSLQFLEDRAEVSSTGETSNPVYWIPSISEPGIKTSTEIFVMVRKPLLAISNGELVETKDLGDWTEYHWVMDFPHSFYLTSIAVAEFSVFREQVDGVNLEYYLPKGIEEYAWNLESTKRAMEFFSSYTGVRYPFKKYAQVVLYGMNGGMEYITSTHLTWRVIHDKRADVDYSADSLIAHELAHQWFGDLVTTKDWANIWLNEGFATYFQALFTEKDKGTEEFIYDMYTKLKTYLEEYNEYSRPIVSRYYKWADELFDRHTYQKGAMVLHALRSLLGDDEFRKGIRTYLEKHSGKSVDTEDFRKAMEEVSGRDLTQFFDLYVYSAGHPEISVSVQYSGSPTVILEQGQVTYPLDLEIKLVTDSGEEIRHVQFNSPRMELPVPNLKYVCVDPKFNTFVVIHDNQGEELLLAESEDRDIMCRIRSSLSLSKYSDERAIKTLGRLIDDLFWGVSYEASISLGKVKTKEALEELSRHIHPNPKARRGLAKALSEFKYDEKASAIAVSLLKNEDSYYVRAELIRSLGKIGIQKYREEIKSHYSEDSHLDVIKSSVIEALAHLGSQEDYELLMEKAFKGESLPVRESATRWLGKFGERAVEPLSVLVKDKFPRVRSSAVEALADTSSVRAIPVLQAVLGNESEDGRIRALAMRKLYSLGKVQSKQE; this comes from the coding sequence ATGAGTTACATCCCTCCGGCAGACTCAGATCAGATAAGGCTTGGAAGAGGTTATGTCCTTAGGGAACACGTTAAGAATTATCCTATCAATTTTCCGTGTAATTTTAAAAAAGCAACTTACTTTCTAAAGATTGATAGATCCAAAATTGAGGGAGAAGCAGATCTAGTCTTGGAATGTAGAAAGGGGCAGATGACGTTAGAGGGTAAACATTTCAATGTACTAAAGTTCTCCGTAAACGGGAGAAATAACTTCCATTATGATGGAAACCATTTCAAATTTGAAGTTGATGATGGGGAGAATCATGTCAAGATAGGTTACCGAACTTCAGCCACCGGTTCTCTTCAATTTCTTGAGGATAGAGCTGAGGTCTCCTCTACGGGAGAGACCAGTAATCCGGTGTATTGGATTCCATCAATTTCTGAGCCTGGGATAAAGACTTCCACAGAGATCTTCGTCATGGTTAGAAAGCCTTTGTTGGCAATATCCAATGGAGAGCTGGTGGAGACCAAGGACTTAGGAGACTGGACTGAGTATCATTGGGTAATGGATTTTCCTCATTCTTTCTATCTCACGAGCATTGCGGTGGCGGAATTCTCAGTCTTTAGGGAACAGGTAGACGGAGTTAATTTAGAATATTACCTACCCAAGGGGATTGAGGAGTACGCTTGGAACCTGGAGAGCACTAAGAGAGCCATGGAGTTCTTCTCCTCCTATACTGGGGTAAGATATCCCTTCAAGAAATACGCCCAAGTCGTTCTTTATGGCATGAATGGAGGCATGGAGTACATTACTAGTACCCATCTCACATGGAGAGTGATTCATGATAAGAGGGCGGACGTTGATTACTCCGCAGACTCGCTTATTGCTCACGAATTGGCCCATCAATGGTTTGGCGATCTTGTAACGACTAAAGACTGGGCTAACATATGGCTTAACGAGGGTTTCGCTACCTATTTCCAGGCTCTATTCACTGAGAAGGATAAGGGAACAGAGGAGTTCATTTACGACATGTATACCAAGTTGAAGACCTATTTAGAGGAATACAACGAGTACTCCAGGCCCATTGTTTCTCGTTACTACAAGTGGGCCGATGAACTGTTCGATAGGCATACGTACCAAAAGGGAGCCATGGTTCTCCACGCGCTCAGAAGTTTGTTAGGAGATGACGAGTTCAGAAAGGGAATCAGGACTTACCTTGAGAAACACTCCGGTAAGTCGGTGGACACTGAGGACTTTAGAAAGGCTATGGAAGAGGTATCTGGAAGGGATTTAACCCAATTTTTCGATCTTTACGTTTATTCTGCGGGGCATCCTGAGATATCAGTGTCCGTTCAGTATTCTGGGAGTCCCACTGTTATCCTTGAGCAAGGCCAAGTGACGTACCCTCTTGACTTGGAAATTAAGCTGGTCACAGACTCAGGTGAGGAAATTAGACACGTTCAGTTCAACTCCCCAAGGATGGAGTTACCAGTTCCTAATCTTAAGTATGTATGTGTAGACCCAAAGTTTAACACGTTTGTTGTAATCCATGATAACCAAGGAGAGGAACTCCTGCTCGCCGAATCTGAGGATAGGGACATAATGTGTAGAATACGTTCTTCTCTCTCTCTTTCAAAGTATAGTGATGAGAGGGCAATTAAGACCTTAGGTAGATTGATTGATGACCTGTTCTGGGGCGTGTCCTACGAAGCCTCAATAAGCCTTGGCAAAGTGAAAACCAAGGAGGCCCTAGAAGAACTCTCCAGGCATATACATCCAAATCCCAAGGCAAGGAGGGGATTAGCTAAGGCACTATCAGAGTTCAAATATGATGAAAAGGCATCGGCGATTGCTGTTTCCTTGCTTAAGAATGAAGATAGCTATTACGTTAGGGCAGAGTTAATAAGGAGTCTAGGCAAGATTGGAATACAGAAATACAGGGAGGAGATTAAGTCTCATTACTCGGAGGATAGCCATCTTGATGTAATTAAATCTTCAGTGATAGAGGCATTAGCCCATTTGGGCTCGCAGGAAGACTACGAGTTACTCATGGAGAAGGCATTCAAGGGTGAAAGTCTTCCAGTAAGGGAGTCTGCCACGAGATGGTTAGGAAAGTTCGGGGAGAGAGCAGTGGAGCCTCTCTCAGTCCTGGTCAAGGACAAGTTTCCTAGAGTTAGGTCTTCCGCTGTGGAGGCCCTAGCTGACACATCTAGCGTGAGGGCTATACCAGTACTTCAAGCAGTTCTAGGGAATGAAAGCGAAGATGGTAGGATAAGAGCACTGGCAATGAGAAAACTATATTCCTTGGGGAAAGTCCAATCGAAGCAAGAGTGA
- the cutB gene encoding glyceraldehyde dehydrogenase subunit beta, producing the protein MYPAQVGYYKPESLGEALDFLEKHESKIIAGGQSLIPMLKLRILNPKYLVDIGDLKELSFIREGDVISIGATTRHSELVSKRLPGAEIIQETASKVGDVQVRNMGTVGGSVSNADPSADYPAMFSALEATMVIRSKAGTREVNALDFFKGPFNTALGQSDILEQVKVKPLRGYKQVYRKIVRRAGDFALVGLALVLKANAGVVEDVRIAFTGVSDKPYRAIKAEEALRGSKLDSSSISKASEIAVEGVNPPSDSRGSSMYRKEVMKRLLRNTLEEMKDAS; encoded by the coding sequence ATGTATCCTGCACAAGTGGGGTATTACAAACCCGAGAGCCTAGGAGAAGCGTTGGATTTTCTTGAGAAACATGAGTCCAAGATTATAGCAGGCGGGCAGAGTCTAATACCAATGTTGAAGTTGAGGATTCTAAACCCCAAATATCTCGTGGACATTGGTGACCTCAAGGAGCTGTCCTTCATCAGGGAAGGAGATGTTATATCGATTGGGGCTACAACCAGACACAGCGAATTGGTGTCTAAAAGATTACCTGGTGCTGAGATAATCCAAGAAACTGCGTCAAAAGTGGGCGATGTACAAGTTAGGAATATGGGCACGGTCGGAGGGAGCGTAAGTAACGCTGACCCCTCGGCGGATTACCCAGCAATGTTTTCCGCATTGGAAGCAACGATGGTAATAAGGTCTAAGGCTGGGACCAGAGAGGTCAATGCACTGGACTTCTTCAAGGGACCGTTCAATACCGCCCTTGGACAATCGGACATCTTAGAACAAGTCAAGGTGAAGCCTTTGAGAGGATATAAACAAGTTTATAGGAAAATTGTAAGGAGAGCGGGAGACTTCGCATTGGTTGGTCTCGCATTGGTCCTGAAGGCTAATGCTGGTGTAGTGGAGGACGTAAGGATTGCCTTCACCGGAGTTAGTGATAAACCTTACAGGGCAATTAAGGCTGAGGAGGCCCTCAGAGGCTCAAAGCTGGATAGCTCCAGCATCTCCAAGGCCTCAGAGATCGCAGTTGAGGGAGTAAACCCTCCATCTGATTCACGGGGATCTTCCATGTATAGAAAGGAAGTAATGAAAAGGTTGTTAAGAAATACCCTGGAGGAGATGAAAGATGCTAGCTGA
- a CDS encoding (2Fe-2S)-binding protein translates to MLAEPGQRVKIKVKVNGVEYEEEVEPRKLLVDFLRENLNLTGTKIGCDTTTCGACTVLVNGKSVKSCTMLAVQANNKEVVTIEGLSTDSRLSVVQQAFKDNFALQCGFCTAGMIVQAHYILKEKKPLSEEEVRDLIHGNICRCTGYQNIVNAIMDASRRMGA, encoded by the coding sequence ATGCTAGCTGAACCTGGACAAAGGGTCAAGATAAAGGTAAAAGTAAACGGTGTGGAGTACGAGGAAGAGGTAGAGCCCAGGAAATTACTAGTGGACTTCCTGAGAGAGAACTTGAACCTCACGGGAACAAAGATAGGATGCGATACAACAACCTGTGGGGCATGTACAGTATTGGTTAACGGAAAGTCTGTAAAGTCGTGTACAATGCTTGCAGTTCAGGCCAACAACAAGGAAGTGGTAACTATCGAGGGTTTATCTACGGACTCGAGGTTGAGCGTAGTTCAGCAGGCCTTCAAGGACAACTTCGCCTTACAATGCGGGTTCTGCACCGCTGGAATGATAGTCCAAGCACACTATATCCTTAAGGAGAAGAAGCCATTGAGTGAGGAAGAGGTCAGGGACCTCATTCATGGAAATATCTGCCGTTGCACAGGTTATCAGAACATTGTTAATGCCATAATGGACGCTAGCAGGAGGATGGGAGCATGA